The Pricia mediterranea genome includes a window with the following:
- a CDS encoding Nramp family divalent metal transporter, translated as MKNKTVSKKILLALSAVGPGLFLIGYNIGTGSVTTMAKTGAEHGMGLFWALILSCIFTYILMVAYGKVTLVSGKTALFNFKSEFKYGWVLSLYIIIALIIGELLALIGVMGIVADLVQEGIRLAFDGLIVNTFYIILAFVTVLAFFLWYGRYQTFEKALTILVILMGLSFVVVFFMVKPSMSVIAEGMVPSIPDTPGALGLIAAITGTTCSAAVFIMRSTVVAEKGWGIKNLKQEKKDAGVSASMMLLLSGAIMAVAAGTLYVSGQTLEDTVEMIYLFEPIGGKVAAFILIIGIAGAGLSTVFPIVLIAPWLVSDYRGTPRNIHSTLSRVLIFIALLFTFGSVFLEERPPALMVFSQAFQACILPAVAIPIFILINKKKLMREHTAKTRWNIGIIAVILFSLLTSYFAIAEFL; from the coding sequence ATGAAAAATAAAACAGTATCAAAAAAAATTCTCCTAGCCTTAAGTGCTGTAGGACCAGGTCTGTTCCTAATCGGCTATAACATTGGTACGGGCAGCGTGACCACCATGGCCAAAACCGGGGCGGAACATGGCATGGGACTGTTTTGGGCCCTTATTCTCTCCTGTATTTTCACCTATATTTTGATGGTAGCCTACGGAAAAGTGACCTTGGTTTCAGGTAAGACCGCCCTGTTCAATTTCAAATCGGAATTCAAATACGGTTGGGTTTTGTCCCTTTACATTATAATCGCCCTGATCATCGGCGAGCTACTGGCCCTTATTGGGGTGATGGGCATCGTCGCCGATTTGGTGCAGGAAGGTATTCGGCTTGCCTTCGACGGTCTCATCGTCAATACATTTTACATCATTCTGGCCTTTGTAACCGTCCTTGCCTTCTTTCTTTGGTACGGACGCTATCAGACCTTTGAAAAGGCACTTACCATACTCGTGATTTTAATGGGATTATCGTTTGTAGTCGTTTTCTTTATGGTAAAGCCGAGTATGTCCGTAATAGCCGAGGGGATGGTGCCCAGTATCCCCGATACGCCGGGAGCCTTGGGCCTTATTGCCGCCATAACGGGCACCACCTGCTCCGCTGCCGTATTCATCATGCGTAGTACCGTGGTGGCCGAAAAGGGATGGGGAATCAAAAATTTGAAACAGGAGAAGAAAGATGCGGGGGTATCGGCATCCATGATGCTCTTACTGAGCGGCGCCATCATGGCCGTTGCCGCGGGCACCTTGTACGTTTCGGGCCAGACCCTTGAAGATACAGTCGAAATGATATATCTTTTTGAGCCTATTGGTGGAAAGGTGGCCGCCTTTATCCTGATCATCGGGATTGCAGGCGCGGGATTGTCAACTGTATTCCCAATCGTTCTGATCGCACCATGGCTGGTATCCGATTATCGTGGCACACCGCGGAACATCCACTCGACCTTATCGCGTGTTCTTATTTTCATAGCGCTACTATTTACCTTTGGCAGTGTTTTTCTGGAAGAACGCCCGCCGGCCCTCATGGTATTTTCACAGGCTTTTCAGGCCTGTATCCTTCCAGCGGTGGCCATCCCGATATTCATACTGATCAACAAGAAAAAATTAATGCGGGAGCACACCGCCAAGACCAGATGGAACATCGGAATTATTGCCGTCATCCTCTTCTCCCTGCTCACTTCCTACTTCGCGATCGCGGAGTTCTTGTAA
- a CDS encoding Gfo/Idh/MocA family protein: MSQEKKPITHRSDVGDDEKNPHGPKSDSRRNFVKKGAMAFMAGGILPAFSAKSYANIIGANETINVSVMGVNSRGNALAQNFASQKNSKVIHVCDVDSRAITKCIAALKERQNGKVESFTDFRKSLESKDVDALVIAAPDHWHAPASLIALETGKHVYVEKPVSHNPHEGEILVEAAKKYGKVVQMGNQRRSWPNVIEAIQALKDGVIGRVYYGKGWYTNNRGPIGVGKEVAVPEWLDWDLWQGPAPRKEYKDNIVHYDWHWRWHWGTGEALNNGTHMVDLLRWGMEADYPTKVSSNGGRYRYDDDWETPDTQIINLDFDGEKTMSWEGRSCNGKPIEGTSVGVVFYGENGSLLIPSGNSYTQFDLKGEVVKEVKNTEVIDALNRSNPAEKLDALHIQNMFDAIKNGGTLHSDVDSGHKSTLLVQLGNISQRVGRSLDIDPKDGHIIKDKDAQKLWSREYEKGWEMKL, from the coding sequence ATGAGTCAGGAAAAAAAACCGATTACCCACCGATCCGATGTAGGCGATGACGAGAAGAATCCACATGGTCCGAAGTCGGACTCCAGGAGAAACTTTGTAAAAAAGGGCGCTATGGCTTTCATGGCCGGCGGCATCCTACCTGCTTTTAGCGCTAAAAGCTACGCGAACATCATAGGCGCTAACGAGACTATCAATGTTTCTGTGATGGGTGTCAATAGCCGGGGCAACGCCTTGGCGCAGAATTTCGCGTCCCAAAAGAATTCGAAGGTAATCCACGTTTGTGATGTTGATAGTCGCGCGATTACAAAGTGTATCGCCGCGTTAAAAGAGCGCCAGAACGGGAAAGTGGAATCCTTTACCGATTTCCGAAAATCATTGGAAAGCAAAGATGTGGATGCCCTTGTCATTGCGGCTCCGGACCATTGGCACGCCCCCGCATCGCTGATCGCGTTAGAGACCGGCAAACATGTGTACGTTGAAAAACCCGTTAGCCACAACCCGCACGAGGGCGAAATCTTGGTCGAAGCGGCCAAAAAATACGGGAAGGTCGTGCAAATGGGCAATCAGCGCCGATCGTGGCCGAACGTGATCGAAGCGATACAGGCATTAAAAGACGGGGTGATCGGCAGGGTCTATTACGGAAAGGGATGGTACACCAATAACCGCGGCCCGATAGGTGTCGGCAAGGAGGTAGCCGTTCCGGAATGGCTCGATTGGGACCTATGGCAAGGGCCGGCCCCGAGAAAAGAGTATAAAGATAATATTGTACACTACGACTGGCACTGGCGTTGGCACTGGGGCACTGGAGAGGCCCTGAATAACGGCACCCATATGGTTGACCTCTTGCGCTGGGGCATGGAGGCCGATTATCCGACCAAAGTAAGCTCCAACGGGGGCCGGTACCGTTATGACGATGATTGGGAGACGCCCGACACCCAGATTATCAACCTCGATTTTGACGGTGAAAAAACCATGTCTTGGGAAGGCCGTAGCTGCAATGGCAAACCAATCGAAGGAACTTCCGTGGGAGTCGTTTTTTACGGGGAGAACGGAAGCCTCCTAATTCCATCAGGAAACAGCTATACCCAGTTCGACCTTAAGGGCGAGGTGGTCAAGGAAGTCAAGAACACCGAAGTTATAGATGCCCTGAACAGAAGCAACCCGGCGGAAAAACTGGATGCCCTGCATATCCAAAATATGTTCGATGCCATAAAAAATGGCGGGACTTTGCATTCCGATGTCGATTCCGGACACAAAAGCACGCTTTTGGTGCAGTTGGGCAATATTTCCCAACGGGTGGGCCGTTCTTTGGATATCGACCCTAAAGACGGACACATTATAAAAGATAAGGATGCGCAAAAATTGTGGAGTAGGGAGTATGAAAAGGGATGGGAAATGAAGTTGTGA
- the nagA gene encoding N-acetylglucosamine-6-phosphate deacetylase encodes MKLPNIHILFVLILIFPMPIQAQKIEGILYSDGKPVSITSDNGKITIVSPLKNDAAASKIYIAPGLIDIQINGYVGVDFSGPDLTVEGVKKATKALWKAGVTSYYPTVITSDIERIKSNFAILAEARKDPEIGSSIPGFHLEGPYISPIAGFRGAHLEKYIKKPDWDEFQELQKAADGGIELITLAPELDGAIPFIRKLVQSGVTVSLGHHNGSAKDVALAVEAGARLSTHLGNGCANEINRHHNPLWPQLSSDELTISIIADGHHLTREEVRTFYKTKGVDKTILVSDALDLAGLPPGEYTRGERTLLLTPDVVKLPKENVLAGAASPISKCVGQVMEYTGCSLKDAIQMASTNPAEFFDLNERGTIETGKRADLILFTMKDNEMTIEQTYVKGELVFARE; translated from the coding sequence GTGAAATTACCGAACATCCATATTCTTTTTGTTCTCATCTTAATCTTCCCGATGCCAATTCAAGCTCAAAAAATAGAAGGAATATTGTACAGCGACGGCAAACCGGTTTCAATTACTTCGGATAACGGGAAAATAACGATAGTGTCTCCCTTGAAAAATGATGCCGCAGCTTCCAAAATCTATATCGCCCCTGGATTGATCGATATACAGATCAACGGATATGTTGGAGTGGATTTTTCCGGTCCTGATTTAACGGTCGAGGGCGTTAAAAAAGCGACCAAAGCCTTGTGGAAGGCAGGTGTAACAAGCTATTATCCTACCGTCATCACTAGTGACATCGAGCGGATAAAGTCCAATTTCGCCATCTTGGCCGAGGCACGTAAGGATCCGGAAATCGGATCCTCCATCCCCGGCTTCCATTTAGAGGGACCTTATATTTCCCCGATTGCGGGCTTCCGGGGCGCCCACTTGGAAAAATACATCAAGAAGCCTGATTGGGACGAATTTCAGGAACTGCAAAAGGCGGCCGACGGCGGTATCGAACTGATTACCCTGGCCCCCGAGCTGGATGGTGCCATCCCGTTTATCCGCAAACTTGTCCAGAGCGGCGTTACCGTATCCCTGGGCCATCACAACGGTTCGGCCAAAGATGTAGCGCTTGCCGTGGAGGCTGGCGCCAGATTATCGACCCATCTGGGTAACGGTTGTGCCAACGAAATCAACCGGCACCACAATCCACTATGGCCGCAATTGTCGAGCGACGAGCTGACCATAAGTATTATTGCCGATGGCCATCACCTGACCCGGGAGGAAGTCCGTACTTTTTACAAAACGAAAGGAGTCGATAAGACCATTTTGGTCTCCGATGCCCTTGATCTGGCAGGACTCCCCCCAGGGGAATATACCCGCGGGGAGCGCACCCTCTTATTGACCCCGGACGTAGTCAAACTCCCCAAGGAAAACGTATTGGCGGGAGCTGCATCCCCCATTAGTAAATGTGTGGGCCAGGTCATGGAATATACCGGTTGCTCTTTGAAGGATGCCATTCAAATGGCCAGCACCAACCCTGCGGAATTCTTCGACCTGAACGAACGCGGAACTATCGAAACGGGCAAACGCGCCGACTTAATCCTGTTCACTATGAAAGACAACGAAATGACCATTGAGCAGACTTATGTTAAAGGAGAATTGGTCTTTGCCCGAGAATGA
- a CDS encoding glucosamine-6-phosphate deaminase, giving the protein MKESLQIDNLKVEVYETSDAMGMAAADFVQEKLSAAIEEKGSANIILATGASQFKFLKALKERVIDWHKITVFHLDEYQGISDTHPASFRKYLKDRILDAVQPKEVHFLNGDADDLETEMDRYAEILQKHPIDIACIGIGENAHIAFNDPPVADFKDQKLVKSVILDEACRKQQLGEGWFPSLDEVPERALTLTIPAIMACKAISCVVPDERKAEAVYNTLNNEINTDVPATILRRHEQTRMFLDTASATNL; this is encoded by the coding sequence ATGAAAGAGTCCTTACAAATAGATAACCTGAAAGTAGAAGTCTATGAAACCTCTGATGCCATGGGCATGGCCGCGGCGGACTTTGTACAAGAAAAATTATCCGCGGCCATCGAAGAAAAAGGCAGTGCCAACATAATCTTGGCCACGGGCGCCTCACAGTTCAAGTTCCTCAAGGCCCTAAAGGAAAGGGTTATCGATTGGCACAAGATCACGGTTTTCCATTTGGATGAATATCAGGGGATTTCCGATACGCATCCCGCCAGCTTCCGTAAGTATTTAAAGGATAGGATCCTCGATGCGGTTCAGCCGAAGGAAGTCCACTTCCTTAACGGGGATGCCGATGATTTAGAGACCGAGATGGACCGGTATGCCGAGATATTGCAAAAACATCCGATAGATATAGCCTGTATCGGGATCGGCGAAAACGCACATATCGCATTCAACGACCCACCAGTAGCGGATTTCAAAGACCAAAAATTGGTCAAGTCGGTCATCTTGGACGAGGCTTGTAGAAAACAGCAATTGGGCGAGGGTTGGTTCCCCAGCCTTGACGAAGTGCCCGAGCGCGCCCTTACCTTAACTATACCCGCTATAATGGCTTGCAAAGCCATCAGTTGCGTAGTGCCCGATGAGCGCAAGGCGGAAGCCGTGTACAATACCCTCAACAACGAAATCAATACAGATGTTCCGGCCACTATCCTAAGGCGGCACGAACAGACCCGAATGTTTTTGGATACGGCCTCGGCGACGAATTTATAG
- a CDS encoding c-type cytochrome, with protein sequence MKFNSSAFYIKIISGESWSIFTFSFLICIIFSQCTANLPIGDEDNGGLFLPEGFEALVVVDSLEGRARHLAVKDNGDIYVKLRFPDSVGGNAALRDTDNDGKADIIETFGDYLDKSSYGTAMRIHNNYLYFSSVTRIFRQKLTDKLVPDSEMELIVRDTQPPRQHDTKPIAFDKKGNLYTPFGAPSDACQVDDRVFMSPGMDPCPILEHRGGIWKFDANKKGQLQKDGEKFATGLRSVVALEWNDQADNLFTVVHGRDHMHNTWPEQFTVWEGAMLPSEVFLKLEEGSDAGWPYYYYDQMKEDYFLSPEYGGDGKKQGEKVNTLERPLVGFPGHFAPNDLLFYTGDQFPERYKNGAFMAFHGSTSRAPYPQAGYFVAFVPMENGTPSGSWEVFADGFAGVDTILNTSDAKHRPMGLAMGPDGSIYISDSVKGKIWRVMYKGDKEGFGKAQLAKMDERKKQAPNIKTPDEVKDIVATEADGFFPKEGNMAEGARLYNSHCALCHQKNGRGNDRFPPLNYSDWVIGDKEKLIDVILNGLEGEIMVRGKSYNNVMPKLDHLKNEEIALILTYIRQNFGNRSSGINPDEVAKVRKATAK encoded by the coding sequence ATGAAATTTAATTCGAGTGCTTTTTATATCAAAATAATATCGGGTGAAAGTTGGAGCATATTTACTTTTTCCTTTCTTATCTGTATTATCTTTTCTCAATGTACCGCAAATTTGCCCATCGGCGACGAGGACAATGGGGGACTTTTTTTACCGGAGGGCTTTGAAGCACTGGTAGTGGTCGATAGTCTTGAAGGCCGTGCCAGACATCTAGCCGTAAAGGACAACGGCGACATCTACGTAAAATTGAGGTTTCCCGATTCCGTAGGGGGTAACGCCGCCCTTCGCGATACCGACAACGATGGTAAGGCCGATATTATTGAGACTTTCGGCGATTATCTCGATAAAAGCAGTTATGGAACGGCGATGCGCATTCATAACAACTATCTCTATTTTAGTTCCGTCACCCGCATATTCCGTCAGAAATTGACCGATAAATTGGTGCCGGACTCCGAAATGGAACTGATCGTTAGAGACACCCAGCCTCCCCGGCAACACGATACCAAACCGATAGCTTTCGATAAAAAGGGAAATTTATATACGCCCTTCGGGGCACCCTCCGATGCCTGTCAAGTGGATGATAGAGTTTTTATGTCCCCTGGAATGGATCCCTGTCCCATTCTCGAACACAGGGGGGGCATATGGAAGTTCGATGCCAATAAAAAAGGGCAGCTCCAAAAAGATGGGGAAAAATTTGCAACCGGCCTAAGAAGTGTCGTGGCCTTGGAATGGAACGACCAAGCCGATAACCTGTTTACCGTTGTTCATGGCAGGGACCATATGCACAATACATGGCCGGAACAATTTACGGTATGGGAGGGTGCCATGCTGCCTTCCGAAGTTTTTCTAAAGCTCGAGGAGGGTTCCGATGCGGGTTGGCCATACTATTATTACGATCAAATGAAGGAAGACTATTTTCTCAGTCCCGAGTATGGAGGGGACGGAAAAAAGCAGGGTGAAAAGGTCAATACGCTGGAGAGACCCTTGGTGGGTTTCCCGGGACATTTTGCCCCTAACGATCTTTTGTTCTATACGGGAGATCAATTCCCCGAGCGTTATAAAAATGGAGCTTTTATGGCCTTTCACGGCTCTACAAGCAGAGCCCCCTATCCGCAAGCGGGCTATTTTGTCGCCTTTGTGCCCATGGAAAACGGAACGCCTTCGGGATCATGGGAAGTATTTGCCGATGGTTTTGCCGGGGTCGATACCATACTCAATACCAGTGACGCCAAACATCGCCCAATGGGTCTTGCGATGGGCCCGGATGGTTCGATATACATATCCGATTCGGTAAAAGGAAAGATATGGCGCGTTATGTACAAAGGCGATAAAGAAGGTTTTGGCAAGGCACAATTGGCAAAAATGGATGAACGAAAAAAACAGGCCCCGAATATAAAAACTCCTGATGAGGTAAAAGACATCGTGGCAACGGAAGCGGATGGTTTTTTCCCAAAGGAGGGAAACATGGCGGAAGGTGCTAGACTATACAATTCCCATTGCGCGCTATGCCACCAAAAGAACGGGCGGGGCAACGACCGCTTTCCACCTTTGAACTATTCCGATTGGGTCATAGGTGACAAGGAAAAGTTGATCGACGTCATCCTGAACGGTCTTGAGGGAGAAATTATGGTACGTGGAAAATCGTATAACAATGTGATGCCCAAACTTGACCACCTAAAGAATGAAGAAATTGCCCTTATTTTAACGTACATCAGACAGAATTTTGGTAATCGTTCGAGTGGAATAAACCCGGATGAAGTGGCCAAAGTCAGAAAAGCGACCGCCAAATAA
- a CDS encoding Gfo/Idh/MocA family protein, with protein sequence MNSRRTFIERLGKGAAFSSLALNTPFGANAQWLSRNKAKKVFRIGIIGAENSHTAGFGKLFNIEKAYPGMEVKYVWGETKAFAEKAMEQGQIPNRVDNPNDMLGKIDGLIVDHRHAKYHLDPAVPFIEAGIPTFIDKPFCYRAKEGKAFLELAEKLGTPVTSFSSIANSYDTFDIKEQLKTMGEINQVVRYGPVELDSEYGGIFFYGVHTLQPLLYLFGDTVERVRIQNNGKNSTASLVFEDGMMATMVFTTTRGWRTYVENSEGITELNSRLEEKPNPGKNYVDMVHMFKTGETSRSKESIIHCVAVLEALEKSVANEQWEEVKKYGEL encoded by the coding sequence ATGAATTCCAGAAGAACATTTATAGAAAGATTGGGCAAGGGCGCCGCTTTCTCCTCCTTGGCATTGAATACACCTTTCGGGGCCAACGCGCAGTGGCTCTCCCGGAACAAAGCAAAAAAAGTGTTTAGAATCGGGATTATCGGAGCCGAGAACTCCCATACCGCCGGTTTCGGTAAGCTTTTCAATATCGAAAAAGCTTACCCCGGAATGGAGGTTAAATATGTTTGGGGGGAGACCAAGGCCTTTGCGGAGAAGGCGATGGAACAAGGTCAAATTCCCAATCGCGTCGATAATCCGAACGATATGCTCGGAAAGATCGACGGACTCATCGTGGACCACCGGCACGCTAAGTACCATCTAGATCCGGCCGTTCCCTTTATCGAGGCCGGCATACCAACTTTTATCGATAAGCCTTTCTGTTATCGCGCCAAGGAAGGCAAGGCCTTTCTGGAGCTTGCCGAAAAACTTGGCACTCCGGTGACCTCGTTCAGTTCTATCGCCAATAGCTACGACACCTTTGACATCAAAGAACAGCTTAAAACCATGGGGGAAATCAATCAGGTAGTACGCTACGGTCCAGTCGAACTGGATTCGGAATACGGCGGAATTTTCTTTTACGGGGTGCACACCCTACAGCCCCTACTCTATCTTTTTGGCGACACCGTGGAGCGCGTCCGCATCCAAAATAACGGAAAAAACAGCACGGCAAGTCTCGTATTCGAAGATGGTATGATGGCCACCATGGTCTTTACCACAACGCGCGGTTGGCGCACCTACGTAGAAAACAGCGAGGGCATAACGGAACTGAATTCCCGATTGGAGGAAAAGCCGAACCCCGGTAAAAATTACGTCGACATGGTACACATGTTCAAAACCGGCGAGACTTCGCGAAGCAAAGAAAGTATCATCCATTGCGTTGCCGTGCTCGAAGCCCTTGAAAAATCGGTAGCCAACGAACAATGGGAAGAAGTAAAGAAATACGGCGAACTTTAA
- a CDS encoding SusC/RagA family TonB-linked outer membrane protein, translated as MTQKIQYALTFVTLLFMQVATAQETTVTGVVSDAEGIPIPAVNVVEKGTTNGTSTDFDGNYTIDVGEGATLVFSSMGFGSQEVAVAGQETINVTLSEDSQQLDEVVVTALGITREKKSLGYAITELQSDDINTIKDANVANSLVGKVAGLTVSQSGGAGSGSRIVIRGNNSITGRNQALIVVDGIPINDSGNESGGSVYNSSVSGGGITDINPEDIESVSVLKGPNAAALYGSRAAAGAIVITTKSGARSTGLGVSLNSNITTERPMFLPDYQNTYGQGTNGTVYPDLEGLGGSSWGSVLNGASQLYFDGSQKPYTAQGNNVSNFFETGVQNINSIALTGGGETYNARLSYTNNNTSTILPNSGLESHNFNLRAMTDLSDKLSFDAKVTYFTQNLNNRVSLGSEGVLAYVYAMPRNVRTSDLKRYQVENPTLYDPDNNISDYDVISYTGQGKSTGNPYWILGEDSNKENRDRFLGLAKLDYKFNDWLSVFVRMSGDVTNIGTSRITAEGNHFSRFGGLGFSETKITELNSDFLFSANRDITEKLNVAANLGGNLLKTVKREMEITGSRFKIPNRHILANTQEQTTRHEPNAIKKVNSLYATLNFAYDDFLYLDLTGRNDWSSTLPEQNRSFFYPSVNVSLLTHRFIDPERKVLDLLKIRGSWAQVGNDTGAYQLLQTYPVSTIGYLGLTVLGFPDVKFNPDLKPESVTSSEIGFEARLFQNRLHADFSYYDILTEDMIFRTPVNPATGYSFFLDNFGEVQNKGFEFQLGGAPIRNDSFTWEVDLNYSKNDNTVNEMIEELETVVLNTTNSGNVSIRAQIDGGIGDIYGTVWDTDDQGNFLVNAEGLPIASSEPVLIGNSQPDWQGGITNTFNYKNLSMRFLVDGRFGGKVYSATSAALDAAGVSERSLQYREEGIVLDAVNSETGEQNTERISGQRYWQEFSSIAENYIYDQTNIRLREFSLTYSLPSKFSESIGVNSASLGVIGRNLFFIHKDAPDIDPEAVLGTGLSGQGISLNNVPTIRSVGMNFILNF; from the coding sequence ATGACTCAAAAAATTCAGTATGCCTTGACGTTTGTGACCTTGCTGTTCATGCAAGTGGCAACAGCTCAAGAAACCACGGTCACAGGGGTTGTTTCCGACGCAGAGGGAATACCGATACCCGCCGTAAACGTGGTTGAAAAAGGAACTACGAACGGCACCTCCACCGATTTCGACGGAAATTACACCATCGATGTCGGCGAAGGGGCCACCCTGGTCTTTTCTTCTATGGGCTTCGGCTCGCAGGAAGTAGCGGTAGCGGGTCAAGAGACCATTAACGTTACTCTTTCCGAAGATTCACAGCAATTGGACGAGGTCGTGGTCACGGCCTTGGGGATTACAAGGGAAAAGAAATCCTTGGGATATGCTATTACCGAACTCCAATCTGATGACATAAACACTATCAAGGATGCCAACGTCGCAAATTCCCTAGTAGGTAAAGTGGCCGGACTAACGGTTAGTCAATCCGGTGGGGCAGGTTCTGGTTCACGTATTGTGATCAGGGGCAACAATTCCATTACCGGCAGAAATCAGGCATTAATTGTGGTCGATGGCATTCCTATCAACGATTCGGGAAACGAATCCGGCGGTAGCGTCTACAATAGCTCTGTTTCCGGAGGCGGTATTACAGACATCAACCCAGAGGATATTGAAAGTGTTTCGGTACTCAAGGGTCCGAATGCAGCTGCATTGTATGGATCACGAGCTGCCGCAGGTGCCATCGTCATCACCACTAAAAGCGGTGCGCGATCTACAGGACTTGGAGTTTCACTAAATTCGAACATTACCACCGAGCGGCCCATGTTTCTGCCCGACTATCAGAACACTTACGGTCAAGGTACCAACGGTACGGTCTATCCCGATCTAGAAGGTTTGGGTGGTTCGTCTTGGGGTTCAGTACTGAACGGAGCGTCACAACTATACTTTGATGGTTCGCAAAAGCCATATACTGCGCAAGGTAACAACGTTTCCAACTTTTTTGAGACAGGGGTTCAAAATATCAATTCCATTGCCCTGACCGGGGGTGGAGAAACCTATAATGCCCGGCTTTCCTATACCAATAACAATACCTCTACAATTTTGCCCAATTCCGGTCTCGAAAGCCATAATTTTAATCTTAGGGCAATGACCGATCTTTCGGACAAGCTCAGTTTTGATGCAAAAGTGACCTATTTTACTCAAAACTTGAATAACAGGGTCTCCCTCGGCTCTGAAGGTGTATTGGCCTATGTATACGCCATGCCTCGAAATGTTAGAACGTCAGATCTTAAAAGGTATCAGGTGGAAAACCCTACCCTATACGACCCCGATAACAACATTAGTGATTACGACGTCATCAGTTATACCGGACAAGGCAAGAGCACGGGCAACCCCTACTGGATATTAGGGGAAGATAGCAATAAAGAAAACAGGGACCGTTTTCTTGGGTTGGCGAAACTCGACTATAAGTTCAACGATTGGTTATCTGTATTCGTTCGGATGAGTGGCGATGTTACCAACATCGGTACATCGCGGATAACAGCCGAAGGAAATCATTTCTCGAGGTTCGGCGGACTCGGTTTCTCCGAGACGAAAATTACCGAACTGAACTCCGATTTTCTTTTCAGTGCCAACCGCGATATAACCGAAAAACTGAATGTGGCGGCCAACTTGGGCGGAAATCTTTTGAAGACGGTTAAGAGGGAAATGGAAATCACCGGGTCTAGGTTCAAAATACCGAACAGACACATTCTGGCCAATACTCAGGAACAGACCACAAGACACGAACCTAATGCCATTAAAAAAGTAAATTCGCTCTATGCCACCCTTAATTTTGCTTATGACGATTTTCTTTATTTGGACTTAACGGGAAGAAACGACTGGTCGTCGACCCTGCCAGAACAAAACAGGTCTTTTTTCTATCCTTCAGTAAACGTTTCCCTTTTAACACATCGTTTCATCGATCCCGAAAGGAAGGTGCTCGACCTGCTCAAAATTCGGGGCAGTTGGGCCCAAGTGGGTAACGACACAGGTGCCTATCAGCTCTTGCAGACGTACCCAGTGAGTACCATCGGATATCTAGGACTGACCGTATTGGGCTTTCCCGATGTTAAGTTTAATCCGGACTTAAAGCCCGAAAGCGTAACCTCTTCCGAAATCGGGTTCGAGGCACGGTTGTTCCAGAATAGACTACATGCCGATTTTTCCTATTACGACATCCTTACGGAAGACATGATTTTTAGGACCCCGGTCAATCCCGCTACAGGATACAGTTTCTTTTTGGACAACTTTGGCGAGGTGCAGAACAAAGGTTTTGAATTTCAGCTCGGGGGCGCTCCCATCAGAAACGATAGCTTCACTTGGGAAGTGGATCTCAACTATTCCAAAAACGATAACACGGTCAACGAAATGATCGAGGAGTTGGAAACGGTCGTCTTGAACACCACTAATAGCGGCAATGTATCGATAAGAGCTCAAATTGATGGGGGTATCGGCGATATCTACGGTACGGTATGGGACACCGACGACCAAGGTAACTTTTTGGTCAACGCGGAAGGCCTCCCTATAGCCTCATCCGAACCTGTGTTGATCGGAAATTCTCAGCCGGATTGGCAGGGAGGAATCACTAATACTTTCAACTATAAAAATCTATCTATGCGTTTCTTGGTAGATGGCAGGTTTGGCGGAAAGGTATATTCGGCCACATCGGCTGCATTGGATGCCGCTGGGGTATCCGAGAGAAGTTTACAATATCGCGAAGAAGGCATCGTACTTGATGCGGTCAACAGCGAGACCGGGGAACAAAATACCGAAAGGATATCGGGTCAACGCTATTGGCAAGAGTTTTCATCGATTGCAGAGAACTACATCTATGACCAGACAAATATTCGCCTGAGGGAGTTTTCGTTAACCTATAGCCTGCCCAGCAAGTTCTCGGAATCCATCGGGGTCAATTCCGCCTCTCTGGGGGTAATCGGAAGAAACCTATTTTTTATCCACAAAGATGCGCCCGATATCGATCCGGAGGCCGTTTTGGGTACTGGACTAAGCGGTCAGGGCATTTCGCTGAACAATGTACCCACGATACGGAGTGTCGGTATGAATTTTATTCTTAACTTTTAA